GGATCACGCGGGTCTGGTTGCCGGGCCGCCGCAAGCTCAGCACGGCGTGCCGCACGGCAAATCGCCGCGAGGCTGCCAGCGGCTCGACGAGCCGGACAATGCCCATTCCGGCGAGCGTCAACACACCGGCGAGCACCAGCAGGCCGGCGAGCACGGCGAGACCCGCGTTGAGCGATCCCGACTGCCACACGGCAATCGCACCGAGCAGCACGACCAGCGCGGTCGACGCCAGGAGCTTGACCGGATCGAACCGCGCCGGCCGCGTCTCGCTCAGCCCTTCTCGCAGCAGAATCAACGGCCGGATCCGGCGGACGTCCATCAGGGGGACCAATGCGAACAGGAGCGACACGAGCGATCCCACGGCGGCCCCCTGCACGACGGCCGCCGGCGTGAGCCGCACCGCGGGCCCGCCAAGCGCGGTCACCACGCGATCCGGAATCGCCGCCAGCCCGACCCACCCGATCGCGACACCCATGGCGCTCCCGGCAACGCCAAGCAGAAAAGACTGCAGGAGATAGGTGGAGAGCACCTGGCGGTTGGTCGCGCCCAGGCACTTCAACACCGCGATGCTGCGCAGCCGTTGCTGCAGGAACACGCGCGTCACGCTCCACACTCCGACGCCCCCCAGCACGACGATGATGAAGCCGATGAGGCTGAGGTAGTCCTCAGCGCGTCCGAGGTCCTCTCCCAACGCCTCCTCCGTGGATCGGTGCGATCGCACCGCCACGAAGCGGTCGCGGTACTTGTCGCGAATCTCCTTCGCAATCCGCTCGGCATCCGACTCGCGGCGGAGGCGGACCAGGACCTCGTGCCGGGCGCGACTGCCGTGCGCGAGCAACCCGCTGGCGCGGAGATCTTCGAGCGAGACCAGCACGCGAGGGCCGAAACTGAACGCACTGGGAGGCGAGCCCGGCTCCTTGGTGACAACGCCGCGGATCGTAAACGGCGTTCCGCCAAGCAGGATCCGGTCGCCGACGCGCATCTCGAGCTGCGCCAGGAGTTCCGGGCGGACGAGCGTGCCGCCGCCTCGCAACAGCGAGTAATCGTACCGGCCTCCCTCGACGACAACCTCGCCGTAAAGCGGGTACGCCGGCTCGATCCCGAGTAGCTCCACCATCCTCGCCACGGGACGCCGTTCCACCGCGGGCCGGGCCATCGTCGCCGTCTCGACCGACTCGGTGCGAATCGTCACGACGTCGGACGAGAGCCGCGCATCGACGTCGCGTTTGACGTCGGGGTCCCACGGCCGCCGCGTGGAGACCACCAGATCCGCGCCGAGCCACGTCCGGGCTTCGGCGACCAGCATTCCGCGCACGCTCTGGACAATCGACCGCAGCGCGACGATCGCGCCGACGCCAATCGCCACGCACACGAAAAAGAACAGCAGGCGGCGCCACGAAGCCCGCATCTCGCGGGCGGCCATGCGGACGACGAACGGGACGGTCACGCCGGAAGCCCTTCGACGACGCGGCCGTCGCGCAGCGCGATGGTGAACCGGGCCCGGCTGGCGATCTCCTGGTCGTGCGTGACCAGGACGAGCGTCGTGCCGCGCGACGCGTTGACCCGCTCGAGCAGATCCACGATCTGGCGCCCGGTGCTGGAATCCAGGTTGCCGGTGGGCTCGTCGGCGAGCAGCACCGGCGGATCGTTGGCCAGCGCTCGCGCGATCGCCACCCGCTGCTGCTCGCCCCCCGAGAGCTGCGACGGGTAGTGGTGCCCGCGCGCGGTCAGGCCCACTTCCTGGAGCAGGGACCGCGCGCGCGCGCCGGCGCCGGTGGCGCCCGCCAGCTCCAGCGGCACGAGGACGTTCTCGAGCGCGGTGAGCGACGGAATCAGGTGGAAGAACTGGAACACGAAGCCGATCTTCGCGCCGCGCAGGCGCGCGAGCCGGTCTTCGCCAAGC
This portion of the Acidobacteriota bacterium genome encodes:
- a CDS encoding FtsX-like permease family protein, with product MTVPFVVRMAAREMRASWRRLLFFFVCVAIGVGAIVALRSIVQSVRGMLVAEARTWLGADLVVSTRRPWDPDVKRDVDARLSSDVVTIRTESVETATMARPAVERRPVARMVELLGIEPAYPLYGEVVVEGGRYDYSLLRGGGTLVRPELLAQLEMRVGDRILLGGTPFTIRGVVTKEPGSPPSAFSFGPRVLVSLEDLRASGLLAHGSRARHEVLVRLRRESDAERIAKEIRDKYRDRFVAVRSHRSTEEALGEDLGRAEDYLSLIGFIIVVLGGVGVWSVTRVFLQQRLRSIAVLKCLGATNRQVLSTYLLQSFLLGVAGSAMGVAIGWVGLAAIPDRVVTALGGPAVRLTPAAVVQGAAVGSLVSLLFALVPLMDVRRIRPLILLREGLSETRPARFDPVKLLASTALVVLLGAIAVWQSGSLNAGLAVLAGLLVLAGVLTLAGMGIVRLVEPLAASRRFAVRHAVLSLRRPGNQTRVILMAVGLGAFFVLGVRLVQIGLLDAIRLEFTEDSPDMFLIDIQPDQRDALRRTVVAAGALDPKLVPVLRARVTGVRGQLVDLESYEEVRGRGSLGREYVITYRDSLEPNETLLEGTLAASSPSNPSNPSNLSNVSIEKSLRDRFDLRVGDIMRFDVMGRVLEARIGSVRDVDWGESRNGGFMFVFEPRALQGAPATYIGFLKGPSDTAARARVQREVAAALPNVSIVDAREMFERAQAIVENVSLAVTVVGFVALFAGVLILAGAVAMTRFQRVYEAAIFRTLGATTRTLAAMLAFEYGLLGLLAGVIAAVGATVLAWSISTRLLEIPWVIAPWTTGAGIALTGVLVLVVGVAASLEVLRQKPLSTLRSE
- a CDS encoding ABC transporter ATP-binding protein, with translation MIALHEVSKTVTSGSGPLTILHPVTLSIDAGSFAAITGPSGSGKSTLLGLIAGLDAPSTGRILVDGTEITALGEDRLARLRGAKIGFVFQFFHLIPSLTALENVLVPLELAGATGAGARARSLLQEVGLTARGHHYPSQLSGGEQQRVAIARALANDPPVLLADEPTGNLDSSTGRQIVDLLERVNASRGTTLVLVTHDQEIASRARFTIALRDGRVVEGLPA